The following are from one region of the Ornithorhynchus anatinus isolate Pmale09 chromosome X1, mOrnAna1.pri.v4, whole genome shotgun sequence genome:
- the HSD11B2 gene encoding corticosteroid 11-beta-dehydrogenase isozyme 2: MEPWPFCCAWFLVAGRALVQLCRSDLRPDRALLMALALLAGLAWLCHRVLPPLAGAALLAGAGWLLLSRLARKSLLPVAGKVVLITGCDSGFGKVTAQQLDSMGFTVLATVLALEGPGAQELRNTCSPRLKLLQMDLTKPDDIQRALEQAKAQTASTGLWGLVNNAGFNDIVADVELSPLAKFRSCMEINFFGALELTKGLLPLLRQSQGRIITMGSPAGDMPYPCLAAYGASKAAVALLMDTFRSELLPWGIKVSVIQPGCFKTGAMEDPRIWDQRKQRLLASLPGELLQAYGEEYIEHTHGQFLRVLELAVEDLSPVVEAITDALLAPWPRRRYYAGRGVTLMYFIHYYLPDALRARFLREFFISQKLPRALRAPAHTKAQ, from the exons atgGAACCCTGGCCGTTCTGCTGCGCGTGGTTCTTGGTGGCCGGCCGGGCGCTGGTCCAGTTGTGCCGCTCGGACCTGCGGCCGGACCGGGCGCTCCTCATGGCCCTGGCGCTGCTGGCCGGGCTGGCGTGGCTGTGCCACCGGGTCCTGCCCCCGCTGGCCGGCGCCGCCCTGCTTGCCGGGGCCGGCTGGCTCCTACTATCCCGCCTGGCTCGGAAGAGCTTGCTGCCCGTGGCGGGGAAGGTCGTGCTCATCACGG GCTGTGATTCAGGCTTTGGCAAAGTGACCGCACAACAGCTGGACTCGATGGGCTTCACTGTACTGGCCACAGTCCTGGCCCTCGAAGGACCTGGGGCACAAGAACTgcgaaatacctgctctcctcgcCTCAAGCTGCTACAGATGGACCTGACCAAGCCCGATGACATCCAACGGGCACTTGAGCAGGCCAAGGCCCAGACTGCAAGCACTG GACTGTGGGGCCTGGTGAACAACGCTGGCTTCAACGACATTGTGGCTGATGTGGAGCTGTCCCCGCTCGCCAAGTTCCGAAGCTGCATGGAGATCAACTTCTTTGGGGCCCTAGAGCTGACCAAGGGGCTTCTGCCACTGCTGCGCCAGTCCCAGGGTCGCATCATCACCATGGGCAGTCCAgctg GCGACATGCCATACCCTTGCCTGGCTGCCTACGGGGCCTCCAAGGCCGCCGTGGCGCTGCTCATGGACACCTTCCGCAGTGAGCTACTCCCCTGGGGGATCAAGGTCAGCGTCATCCAGCCCGGCTGCTTCAAGACTG GGGCAATGGAGGACCCTAGAATATGGGACCAGCGGAAGCAGCGGCTGCTGGCCAGCCTGCCCGGGGAGCTGCTGCAGGCGTACGGGGAAGAGTACATTGAGCACACGCACGGCCAGTTCCTGCGGGTCCTGGAGCTGGCCGTGGAGGACCTGAGCCCTGTGGTGGAAGCCATCACCGACGCGCTGCTGGCCCCCTGGCCCCGCCGGCGCTACTATGCCGGCCGGGGGGTAACCCTCATGTACTTCATCCACTACTACCTGCCAGATGCCCTGCGTGCCCGTTTCCTGCGTGAGTTCTTCATCAGCCAGAAGCTGCCCCGTGCCTTGCGGGCTCCCGCTCACACCAAGGCCCAGTAG